GATCGACTCCCTCTGGGACAAGTTCTGGAGCGGCGGCCTCTCTAACCCGCTCCAGTCCATCGAGCAGATGTCCTATCTCATCTTTATGAACCGGCTTGAGGAGATGGATACCTTCGAGCAAAAAAAGGCACAGGCAAACAAACAATCCTACAAATCCATCTTTGAAGGGCAGGAGGATTGCCGCTGGTCCCACTGGAAACATTACCCGGCAGACAAGATGCTCGTCCATGTCCGGGACTTGGCCTTTCCCTTTATCAAGAATATTCATGACGGGGAAAAGACGCTCTTTGCCCAGCACATGAAAGATGCCGTCTTCATGATCCCCAAACCTTCGCTCCTGCAGGAAGCCGTCGCCATCATCGATGACCTCAAGATATCGGCACAGAACCGGGACACACAGGGCGACATCTATGAATACCTGCTCTCGCAGCTCTCGACCGCAGGGAAGAACGGGCAGTTCCGTACGCCCCGGCATATCATCCGGATGATGGTTGAGCTCGTGGACCCGGACATCAATGACCGGATCTGCGATCCTGCCTGCGGTACAGCCGGGTTCCTGGTCAACTCATACGAGCACATCCTCAGGAAATACACAAGCAAAGACAAGATCGAAGAAGATCCCGAAGGAGGATATCATAACCTTCTCGGCGATAAGATCACCGACCCGAAACACTGGGACAAGCTCTGGACTGACACGTTCTATGGCTATGATTTTGATACTACCATGGTCAGGATCTCGCTGATGAACATGGTGCTCCACGGGATCAAAGCACCACGGGTCGAGCAGAAAGACACGCTTTCCAAGGGATTCAGGGAATCGGAGTGGTATACCATCGTGCTTGCCAATCCCCCGTTCAAAGGCAGCATTGACAAGAGCGATATCAACGACGCCCTCACCATCCAGACCACCAAGACCGAACTGCTCTTTGTCGAACGGATGATGCACCTCCTCCAGATTGGCGGGAAGTGCGGGGTCATCGTGCCGGATGGCGTGCTGTTCGGCAGCTCCAATGCCCATAAGAAACTCAGGCAGATCCTGCTGGAAAAGTGCCAGCTCGAAGGGATTGTTTCGATGCCATCCGGTGTGTTCAAGCCGTATGCCGGTGTCTCAACCGCAGTCCTGATCTTTACCAAAGGCGGGAACACTGATCGCGTCTGGTTCTATGACATGGATGCTGACGGGTACTCTCTGGATGACAAACGGACTTTCATTGATGGGAAAGGGGATATCCCGAATATCATCCAGCACTACCGCAACAGAAAGAAAGAGAATCCCACAGACCGGAAGGATAAATGTTTCTTTGTGCCACTCAGTGAGATCAAGGAAAACGGATACGATCTCTCCATATCCCGGTATAAGGAAATTGAGTACGAAGAAGTCCAGTACGAGAAGCCGGAAGTAATTATTCAGAAGATTGAGACGCTTGAGAACGAGATACAGAAAGGGTTGAATGATCTCAAATCATTGATTAAAAAATAATTAATTTTTCATCCGCTCAATATTGGCAGTTTCCTTAAACTGCTCATGTTAATCAAAACCGATTCACTATATTTATAAACTTCTGTCAATTATGTTGTAATCAATCATGCCATCTGAATTAACTTACCTGCATACAGACAAACACATATTCATACACATTTTCAGATGAACATGCCGACATAGAAACAATACTGGAAAATAAATTTTTTGTGTTCTCCGACAAAATATTTTATATAGAATCAAAGGTTTACTTAAATTGTAGAAATTTCTAAATTTGTAAACTTGGAGAGATGAGGCTCTGCGGTGCATTATGTCAATAGGTGAACGTATCAAATCGGCCAGGATTAATGCCGGGTTATCGCAACAGGTGCTTGCCGAAAAGATGGGACTTTCCAAAATGGCGATCTCAAAATATGAGAACGGGACGGTTACTCCGAATTCAACCGCCCTTATCGGCTTGTCGGATGCTCTCAATGTCAGGGTGGAGTTCTTCTTCCGTCCGCGAGCCCCCCGGCTCTCAAAACCGGATTACCGTTGCCGGAAAGCTCTGTCGCCAAAGGACGAGACGAAAATCCTCGGCAAGACCAGCGACTGGCTTGAGCGGTACCTTACTATCGAGCAGATCACCGGCTCGGAAAAGCCACTCACCCTTCCGGATGAAGATCGCTGCCGGGTCTCTTCGTTGGATGACATCGAGGAAGTGTCGATGAACATCCGGAATGCATGGGATCTCGGCCTTGATCCTATCGAGAACCTGATGGACGTTCTGGAGCAGCATGGGATAAAGGTCGGTGTCATTGATGCGCCGGTGAAATTCGATGCTCTCACGATGTGGTATAACAATGTGCGCCCGCTCATCATTGTCAATATGAGGTTCTCCGGAGACCGCCAGCGTCTTAGCCTTGCGCATGAACTCGGGCATTTGCTCCTGAAGCTTGAAGAAGGCATCGATTCTGAAGAAGCTGCGTTTCATTTTGCCGGTGCGTTCCTGATTCCAAAACCGATGGCGATCATGGAGCTCGGGCCGAAACGAAAGATGCTGGACTTCCGGGAACTATACGTGATCAAACATAAGTACGGGATAAGCATGGGGGCGTTGATTTACCGCGCAAAGAACCTTCACATCATCTCAGATGCGGCAGCAAACCGGCACTGGGTCGAGATGCGGTTGCATAAATGGCACAAAACGGAACCGGGTGCACAAATCGAACCGGAGGTCCCGACTCATCTCGAACTCCTCCTGCTCCGGGCCCTGAGTGAACACAAGATATCGGAGTCCAGGTTTAATGAATTGAGAGACGAACACACTCCGATACTTGCCGTACCATGCCAGTGATGTAAGAATGAAGAGCAGAAGGCCGTGTTGCATCGATACCAATATCTTCTTCGATTTTATTGCAGGGGATATTTTCGATCAACTGTTTCTTCTGCCATTCAGCTTCCAGACCTCCGAGTTTATTCCCAAAGAGATTTCCGGATCATTCTCCCGTCAACAGTTGAAGGATCTGGGAGTGAATCTTCTGATCCTTACAGATGCGGAAGTAAAAGAATTACATGCAATCAAACAACAGCACATCGAGCTCTCTATTGACGATGTCTCAGTTTTTTACCTCAGTCGGAAACATAACATCATGATCCTTTCCAGTGACGAACTATTGCGAAATCTCGCCGCTGAAAGCGGGATCGAATACCATGGTACTCTCTGGCTGCTGGAAGAACTCATTAAAAATGATCTTCTCTCGTCGCAGGAAGCAGCTGATGCATTGCGAAAGATGCTCGGAAAGAAACGCTGGCTGCCAATAGCAGAATGCGAGAAACTAATCAATATGTGGGAATCAGAAAAATAGCTGAAACATTGTTCTGGTTGCGGTTGATGCGTCATTGGCCCGATACAACCATTCCCATCATCCGGTTTTCCCTTTTTCCATTGGCGTAATCATCAGCATTCTCATGCGCTTGCATCCCCTGTTGGATCCACAGAAATGTCCTGTCATCCAAGGGAGATCATATTGTTTTAAAAAAGACGTTTTACTGTTTTTTGCCCTTTTTGAGAGATGAAATAAAAAATAGGATCCTGAAGGTGATTCAGGATTGTTGGATTGATGCCGTACCTTACCCGTTTTTCAGGGCAACGATATCTTTCACGCCCACCAGTTTCCAGACCAGCGACCGTTCCTCGTTGACGATTGCTTCCGGGGGATCACCGGGGGAATGACCAAGCGCACTCAGCACCCGCATCGAGAGTTTCCTTTTCTTTATCATTTCGAGGAAGAGTTTCCGGACCTTCTTTTTCTGTGCGGGTGCCTGCACCTCTTCCAAAGAGCCCTGCAGGCTGACAAAGGTAAAGGATGAGAGATCCGGGGCATACTCCTCGATCTCAACAGACACATGCGGATTGTTTTTGAAATACTCGATCTTTCTCCCATACTTGGTAGAGAGGAAATAGAGATGCGTTCCATCAAACATGTACATGAACGGGGCAATGTAGGCGTGCCCGCCTGCACAAAACGCAATTCTCGATACATTCTGGCGTTTGATCAGGGCGTCATACTCCGCTTTTGGCATTTTGGGGATTTTTACCGGGTCCATGATGTCACCACTATCTCCACTATCTGGTGTATCCTCTAGTAAAAACTTTCCTGACACGATCACGGGCGGGATGTGTTTTGCGGCGCTGATGATTATTTCATACATTTTTGCGAACCAGCATACAAATCCAACATCTCTAAACTGGCTGTTGAGATTTTTCCAGTTTATGATCTACGGTCCACTGTAGTATCTTGATGACAGGAATTTATTGCCGGCGATAATCGCTCACTCGGCGTGGAATCTGGTTTTGTTGAATCCCATTGTGGTTTAGATTATCCCCAATCGCTGCCGGTGCGTTCATGAAGCAAAAAAATTACAATCGCAGTAATTCGCCTAACTTCGTCAGCTTCACCCCGACATTCTTCCCCTTCTTCTCCTTCTCAATCAGCCCCATCTCTTCGAAATTTTTCAAATGGTGGGAGAGCCGGCTCCGTTCCTTGGGAAATGCATCCGAGTTCTTCCTGATATCGGGTGTGAGCCGGATGACGAGGTCATCGAGTGACGTAACCCCCTCCCCAATAGCGTCAAGAATGCGCCGTTGCTCCGGCTTAATAACATTGAGCGGGAGCGGGGGCAATGCAACGATGTCTTCGATCCCGACCTCTTCATCGTCCTCATCATATTCCGGAATCGCGGTGATCATCTTCGAGCGTGTGATGCACCCGGCAATATAGGCGGCGATCGAGAACGTGCGCAAAGAGCCGCTCATGTTGAGGATCACATCGCTGCCGCCTTCCTGATCGGTGCGTATAATGTCCGTGATCTGCTGGGCAGCCCGCATGACATCCTTCTTGTCAATTTGCCTTATCCCGACATCGAAGAATACGCGAAGATCTTTTTTGAGTTCTTCCGCGATCCCGCGGGCTTTCCGCTCACCGGTTGACTGCTGTTCGCCAATCACAAGGATGATCTTATTGATAGAAAACGATTGCACGCTGCGGATGGACTCGATCAGCCGCTCTTTTGAATGTCCTACAAAGACAATTGCCGTAGTTCCCATTGGTTACACTACAATTATCAATCATAATAAAAAAGTTTGTTGGTAAAAAATAATTTTACACATGAAAAATTATTTTAAGTATGAGTGCTTATTTATTTGTTACACCTGCAGCCATGGGGGTGGCTGCTAGGACCAACCTGCGGTCGGGGGGGCCGTGGGACGGACAGATGAATATTCAAAATGAAGGAGTGGAGTGTTTGTCTGATTTCGAGAGTTTGCTGTTGGAAGATCCGGAGATTGAATGGGTCAAGCTCAAAGTTTTCGATGACCACAATGTCGCGGTCGGGTTGTACCGGAGCCGGAATACAATGACAGGCCGGGTCCATGTGTCAGCCTACCGGTTCAGCACAGAAGAGTTCCTGGGCGAGGAGATGCAGCAGGCCGATGTCCTGCCCGGGACCAGACGAAGCTTTAAAAAACGGGACCTGAAGATCGCCCGCTGGTACTACAAACAGCTCTGCAAATCGTTCAAAAACGGCATCGTCGTCTGGAAAGGATCCAGTAAATCATCGCTCGGGAGATGGGACTGATCCATCCTCCCGGTTATTCAAAAGAGAGGAGATGGGGTAAAAAAATGTCAGTCAGATCGCGCTATAGCGCATCATCAAACATTAACAGGGGATTTGGAGCGAACTTAAGGAAAAACAGGGCAGTGAAATCCAAACAATCCGGAGAAGTTCAGCACAAAGAGCCGCAGAAGAGAAAAAGCATCCTGCGGCGGTTCGGTGAATATGTTGCCCGGAACCAGGCAGCACTGAGAGCTGCCGGGGAGACAACCCTGGCAGAAGACCTGTCTGATATGGGCAGGAAGATGTGTAACGGACTGGGATCTCTTGGAGAAGAAGAACTGGATAAGGTCCACGGGAGATGATGCCTGCTCAAGCCTGCCGGGAGTTCAAGTAAGAAATCTACGTTGTGAGTGAGTCGAAGAAATCATCGAATGGGAGATGGGACTGAACAGTCCCTCATCCCTGCAATCAGGGGGTTTGCTATGGATCACGAGAGGAAGATGCCGGTAGACGGCTGGAGCAATATGTTCCCGCCGGAGGATGGCAGGTATGGCCTGTGAGTCGCAGTTCGGGCTCGGCTTCCTGCTGGGCGTGCTGACGAGCACGGCCATTGGGGTTATCATCATGATGATGACGCAGAGGAAAGGGGATGTTTCCCGGAAACCGTAGGCAGGATACGGATCCGTTCTCATGCCATGGGAACGACCTGCCCGCTGCTGCGGGAGAGGTCATGGAAGTAAGGGGTGTCGAGGCACAGGAAACTCCGGCAGCGGACGGTGATAAAAAATTATCCCGGGAATGGTATTTCCGTGCAAGCGCGGGGTTCTCCTCGCTCGTCATCAACCATGAGCTTGAGCGGATCATAACGTATGCGCTGGATGTGGACACCCATGCGCATAACCTGGGGGTGCTGTGGAAGAATGAGCCATTCCCGACGGAGCGGTTCTTCCAGGAAGCTGCCCGGATTGTCGAACGGTCGGACCTGGTTGAGGAGAATGTGGTCGCGCTCAAGAACGCGGTTGTCCGCTTTGTGCGTGCGGGCCAGCCTGCCCAAGAACACGCATCCCGGCTGTCGTGCAGGAGCCACAGGTCACGGTGGCGGGTGTCGCACAGATACATGGCGCCTGCCCTTCGTGAGGGCGAGGGCCCCGGGCAGCCTGATGGAGTGGGACCATGACCGGGGACCCTGCTCCGGTGCCGGTCGCCCAAGTGCCGGCACTCATCCGGCACGATGACGAGGAGGCAGTCATCCTGATGGTGACCCGCATGATCACGCACCGGAACCACAGGATCGCCGAACTCCTTGACCAGTTCGAAGAGGGCACCAGCCGGATGCACCGCGAGCGCATGCCCCGGAGCATCAGGAAGTCATCCGATGAACTGATCGGGATCGCCGACCAGATCCACGGGCTTGCAGAGGACAATGGCTACGACACGCGGAAGATGATGGTCTACCTCGAACGCCGGCAGAAGCAGGGCGAGAGCGAGGAAGGGATTACCGGCCACCACGGTCAGGTGTGCTATATCCAGTAAACGGGGGGTTTTGGTATGGGATCAGACAAGAAGGCAGGAGGAAAGCGGGGTGCGGAAAAACCACCGCATGAAGGCCACAGGCCTTCTGGAAAGGATGTGACCGAGATCATCTGCATCATCGACCGGAGCGGCTCGATGGAATCGATCCGCAGCGATGCAATCGGGGCATTCAATAGTTACCTTTCCCTCCCTACATCGCCATATCGCAGGGGACCCCCATGACCTCCATCACCATCCATGACGGCGCGGAACCGATTGGCGGAAACAAGATCCACGTCGAACACAAAGGCCGGGGCGTCTTTCTGGACTTCGGCACCAACTTTTTCAAAACCTCGCAATTCTACTCCGGCTTTCTCCAGAACCGGGCCTCGCGGGGCATCAGCGATGCGCTCGCGCTCAATATCATCCCGTCGCTCAACATCTACCGCAAAGACCTCGTGCCGGCTGATGTGAACGTGGCCGGGTTCGCGGCCTGTCCGGTCGATGCGGTGCTGCTCTCGCATGCCCATGTGGATCATTTCGGGGCCAGTCGGCTGATCCAACAATAAACCATCGTTTCGGACCATCGGGATCATGATTAAAAAGGATATTCACCGTATATTGATCGGAAGGAGCGGGTCATGTGCATGCACTTATCAGGCGCCGGAAAAAAAAGATAGAGGCATTCTGTAAGGCATGGAACGTCAGGGAGCTCCAGGTCTTCGGCTCCGTGACAACCGATCGTTTCCGACCGGAGAGTGACATCGATATCATCGTCGATTTTCTTCCCGGCACCCGTCATACCCTCATCCAGCTTGCAAAAATGGAAGTGGAGCTCGAACAGATCTTCGGACGGCACACCGATCTCATCACCCGGCAGGCGGTAGAGGAGAGCAGGAACTACATCCGCAGAAAGAGCATCCTTGCATCCCTTGAGAAAGTCTATGGCGCGTGATGATGCGTATCTTCTCGATATTCTCTTTTAAGCACAGGATGCCCGCGAATTTATACGAGAACATACCAGGGAATCATTCGGTGCTGATCGCCAGTGCCAGTACGCGGTCATCCGCTGTCTTGAAGTGATCGGGGAAGTCTCCAAGCGGCTCTCTCCAGAGACACTCAACCGGCTCGACTCCATCGAATGGTCAGCAATGGCACGGATGCGGGACATGCTCATCCACTCGTACGGAAAGGTGGACCTTGATGACGTCTGGAACACCGTAAATCTGGATATCCCCCGGCTTATCCGTGTCATCGGACCGGAAGTCCAACAGAAGAATCAGAATTAAACGACAGGAACCGGGGACTATCTTTTTTTTTAAAATTTTAAAAAAATATCACATCCCGGGACATATGCCTGTCAACGCTCTCATCACAGACAACAACCCCCCCATTTTATCCTCTTTCCCGCCAACCCTCCATCATCTCAGGTGCATCCCATGACCTCCATCACCATCCATGACGGCGCCGAATCGATTGGCGGCAACAAGATCCATGTTGAGGAGAAGGGCCGGGGCGTCTTTCTGGACTTTGGCAAGAACTTTGCAAAATCCGGTGCATTCTTCTCGGAATTTTTGAAGGAGCGACCGGGCAGGGGCCTCAACGATGCATTCTTCCTCGACCTTGTGCCAAAACTCAATATCTACCGGAAGGACCTGGGAACCACCGATCTTCCGCTCACCCGTTTTCCCTCTCCCTCCGTTGAAGCAG
Above is a genomic segment from Methanoregula sp. containing:
- a CDS encoding class I SAM-dependent DNA methyltransferase, translated to MRLASELKSKIDSLWDKFWSGGLSNPLQSIEQMSYLIFMNRLEEMDTFEQKKAQANKQSYKSIFEGQEDCRWSHWKHYPADKMLVHVRDLAFPFIKNIHDGEKTLFAQHMKDAVFMIPKPSLLQEAVAIIDDLKISAQNRDTQGDIYEYLLSQLSTAGKNGQFRTPRHIIRMMVELVDPDINDRICDPACGTAGFLVNSYEHILRKYTSKDKIEEDPEGGYHNLLGDKITDPKHWDKLWTDTFYGYDFDTTMVRISLMNMVLHGIKAPRVEQKDTLSKGFRESEWYTIVLANPPFKGSIDKSDINDALTIQTTKTELLFVERMMHLLQIGGKCGVIVPDGVLFGSSNAHKKLRQILLEKCQLEGIVSMPSGVFKPYAGVSTAVLIFTKGGNTDRVWFYDMDADGYSLDDKRTFIDGKGDIPNIIQHYRNRKKENPTDRKDKCFFVPLSEIKENGYDLSISRYKEIEYEEVQYEKPEVIIQKIETLENEIQKGLNDLKSLIKK
- a CDS encoding nucleotidyltransferase domain-containing protein, with amino-acid sequence MHALIRRRKKKIEAFCKAWNVRELQVFGSVTTDRFRPESDIDIIVDFLPGTRHTLIQLAKMEVELEQIFGRHTDLITRQAVEESRNYIRRKSILASLEKVYGA
- a CDS encoding DUF6293 family protein, giving the protein MGTTAIVFVGHSKERLIESIRSVQSFSINKIILVIGEQQSTGERKARGIAEELKKDLRVFFDVGIRQIDKKDVMRAAQQITDIIRTDQEGGSDVILNMSGSLRTFSIAAYIAGCITRSKMITAIPEYDEDDEEVGIEDIVALPPLPLNVIKPEQRRILDAIGEGVTSLDDLVIRLTPDIRKNSDAFPKERSRLSHHLKNFEEMGLIEKEKKGKNVGVKLTKLGELLRL
- a CDS encoding pyridoxamine 5'-phosphate oxidase family protein, giving the protein MDPVKIPKMPKAEYDALIKRQNVSRIAFCAGGHAYIAPFMYMFDGTHLYFLSTKYGRKIEYFKNNPHVSVEIEEYAPDLSSFTFVSLQGSLEEVQAPAQKKKVRKLFLEMIKKRKLSMRVLSALGHSPGDPPEAIVNEERSLVWKLVGVKDIVALKNG
- a CDS encoding MBL fold metallo-hydrolase, whose product is MTSITIHDGAEPIGGNKIHVEHKGRGVFLDFGTNFFKTSQFYSGFLQNRASRGISDALALNIIPSLNIYRKDLVPADVNVAGFAACPVDAVLLSHAHVDHFGASRLIQQ
- a CDS encoding XRE family transcriptional regulator translates to MSIGERIKSARINAGLSQQVLAEKMGLSKMAISKYENGTVTPNSTALIGLSDALNVRVEFFFRPRAPRLSKPDYRCRKALSPKDETKILGKTSDWLERYLTIEQITGSEKPLTLPDEDRCRVSSLDDIEEVSMNIRNAWDLGLDPIENLMDVLEQHGIKVGVIDAPVKFDALTMWYNNVRPLIIVNMRFSGDRQRLSLAHELGHLLLKLEEGIDSEEAAFHFAGAFLIPKPMAIMELGPKRKMLDFRELYVIKHKYGISMGALIYRAKNLHIISDAAANRHWVEMRLHKWHKTEPGAQIEPEVPTHLELLLLRALSEHKISESRFNELRDEHTPILAVPCQ